One genomic window of Etheostoma spectabile isolate EspeVRDwgs_2016 chromosome 7, UIUC_Espe_1.0, whole genome shotgun sequence includes the following:
- the LOC116692983 gene encoding uncharacterized protein LOC116692983: protein MELHPEYAARGARPKRHIHPPVRFADYEVDHQGYLGQRYREELKSAHQEGNARMTPLTPPYDFPLRLQRRDAILQEMDLSYRADSPQHSQKNQLAPQRLSEREFREQLRDYSTPLPPALHPILSHEDSRVELDDIRHERHLLQQTQRHMASDIVELRALRADMKQLVDAVCNIQTQTSLHTRKPESAVMPPQPPVESEPKAEEGDDWPAPPPPWPEPVIAGLLLGDPPRLHPHIRRIDEVPRIKEEAPPGLWASHN, encoded by the coding sequence ATGGAACTACATCCAGAGTACGCTGCTCGTGGTGCACGTCCCAAGCGCCATATCCACCCACCTGTACGCTTTGCAGACTATGAGGTCGATCATCAAGGCTACCTCGGTCAGAGGTACAGAGAGGAATTAAAGAGTGCTCACCAGGAGGGAAATGCCAGGATGACACCCCTCACCCCCCCTTATGACTTTCCCCTTCGCCTGCAGAGGCGGGATGCTATTCTTCAGGAGATGGACCTGAGCTATAGGGCTGATAGCCCACAGCACAGCCAGAAGAATCAGCTAGCCCCCCAGCGGCTTTCAGAGAGAGAGTTTAGGGAACAGCTACGAGATTACTCTACTCCCTTACCTCCAGCGCTGCACCCCATACTTTCACATGAGGACAGCAGAGTTGAGTTAGATGACATTCGTCATGAAAGACACCTCCTGCAGCAGACACAGCGGCACATGGCATCGGATATAGTCGAGCTTAGGGCGCTGCGAGCAGATATGAAACAGTTAGTAGATGCTGTTTGCAACATACAGACTCAAACCTCTCTCCATACTAGAAAGCCAGAGTCAGCGGTGATGCCACCACAGCCACCCGTTGAAAGTGAACCTAAAGCTGAGGAAGGGGATGATTGGCCTGCGCCACCACCACCATGGCCAGAACCAGTAATTGCCGGACTTCTGCTTGGTGACCCACCTAGGCTACATCCTCATATTAGGAGAATAGATGAGGTTCCAAGAATTAAGGAAGAAGCTCCGCCAGGCCTGTGGGCCAGCCACAACTAA